The Chitinophagales bacterium region CGCCTAATTCAATTTTTTTAATGTGCGAAGTAAAACCCGAAGGCAATACCACTACTTCATCGCCTGGGCGAAAAACACCACTATTTACTCTGCCCGCACATGCACGATAATCGTGAAAGGCATCGCTATAAGGTCTAACAATATATTGCACCGGAAAGCGGGCATCTATACGGTTGGTATCGCTATCAATATGTATGTTTTCCAACAAATACATTAAGGTAACGCCTTCGTACCACGGCATATTGAAAGAGCGCGTTACTACATTATCACCATTTAATGCCGAAATAGGAATAAAATGAAAATCTTTGATACTTAAACGCGTAGCAAAGTCTTTGTAATCTTTTGCTATACGCTCAAATACTTCACTGCTATAATCTACCAAATCCATTTTATTGATGCAAACCGCCACATGCGGAATACCCAACAATGAAGCAATTAAAGAATGGCGTTTGGTTTGCTCCACCACGCCTTGGCGGGCATCAATTAAAATAAGTGCTAAGTTGGCAGTAGAAGCTCCGGTTATCATATTGCGCGTGTACTGAATATGTCCTGGCGTATCGGCAATAATGAACTTGCGCTTTGGAGTGGAAAAGTAGCGATATGCCACATCAATTGTAATACCTTGTTCGCGCTCTGCACGCAAACCATCTGTGAGCAACGAAAGATTTATTCCGGCCTCGCCTCTGCGTTTGCTGGTAGCTTCAATATTTTCGAGTTGATCTTCGTAAATAGATTTGCTATCGTAAAGCAAACGCCCAATGAGCGTACTTTTACCATCATCTACACTTCCGGCTGTTGTGAACCTAAGTAATGTGGTAGGGCTTTCATCGGTGTTGCGGCTCTCGTGCTTGCTATTGGTGGCAGTACTCATAATATCTACAGTTTTACTAAAAGTAACCTTCTTTTTTTCGGTCTTCCATGCTGGTTTCGCTGCGCTTATCGTCTGCTCTGCCGCCACGCTCTGTGGTTCTGGCAAGTGCAATTTCGCGTACAATTTCATCTACCGATTGAGCGGCAGAAAAGGTAGCACCGGTAGAGGTAATATCGCCAATGGTTCTAAAGCGTACGGTTCTTTCTTCTGATACTTCGGTTGGTTTCATTGGTATTATACCCGCATCTGCCAACCACATGCCATCGCGCTCAAATACTTTCCGCTTGTGCGAAAAATAGAGCGAAGGCAGCGCTATATTTTCTTTAGCTAAATACATCCATACGTCTAACTCTGTCCAATTTGAAATTGGGAAAACACGAAAATGCTCGCCTATATTTTTTCTACCATTGAACAAATTCCAAAGCTCGGGGCGCTGGTGCTTAGGATTCCACTGCCCAAATTCATCGCGGTGCGAGAAGAAGCGCTCTTTTGCTCTTGCCTTTTCTTCATCGCGCCTAGCGCCTCCAATACAGGCATCAAATTTATGGGCTTCGATAGTATCTAACAATGTAGTGGTTTGCAATTTTATGCGCGAAGCATAATAGCCTGTTTCTTCTGCTACTCGTCCGGTATCTATGCTTTCTTGCACCGATCCTACAATTAGCTTTACTTCTAAATTCTTCACCAATTCATCTCTAAAAGCAATTGTTTCGGCAAAATTGTGTCCGGTATCTATGTGTACCAACGGAAAAGGAATGGGTGCAGGGTAAAATGCTTTTCTCGCCAAATGTGTAACTAAAATTGAATCTTTTCCACCACTAAAAAGAATAGCAGGATTTTGGAACTGCGCTGCCACTTCGCGCAACACATAAATAGATTCGGCTTCTAAAGTATCTAAGTAAGCTAAAGCGTAAGACATAGTTTAGATATTGTAGTAATTGTACTGCTCGGGTTGCGCATTTTTATAGGTTACAATAGGCAGTATTGCTTGGAGCAAAATATCGGTTACTTCAAACACCGTTTTGTTTTCTGTATTTATAGTAGCCTGTGCTTGCAGTGGTGCTTCAAAAGGTGCATTTACTCCGGTAAAGTAGTCAATTTTATGCTGCCTTGCCAAAGCATACAGGCCTTTTACATCGCGGGTTTCACAAACATTTATTGGAGTGCTTAGGTAGGTGAGAAAAAAGTCTTTCTCGCCAATAATTTGGCTTGCCATTTTCCGTTGGCTTTCGAGAGGTGTAATAAAACTGCACAACACAATAATGCCTGCATCTATAAAAAGTTTAGCAATTTCTGCCACTCTGCGTATGTTTTCGTTTCTATCGGCATCGGTAAAACCTAAATTCTTATTGATACCAATTCGCATATTATCGCCATCTAATACAAAACACTTAAAGCCTCGCAAAAACAATTCGTGTTCCAATGCTCTTGCCACGGTACTCTTTCCTGCACCAGAAAGTCCCGTGAGCCAAACCACCGTTGCATGCTGTTGCAATTGTTGTTCTCGATCGCTCCGCGAGTGTAGCTTTTCGAAAATGGGATGAATGTTTTTTTCCACTAACAGCAATAATAGAAAACACCGCTTTCATTTATTCCGATATTGAAAAAATCATAACAGAAAGTTTCTTAAAATTCTATTTATTACCTTCGTAGAGATTTGAAATTAAATTCAAACATTAAAAGAAGCCTTTTGGCTATTGGTATTTTTTCGTTTTTAGGTTTAAAGGCGCAAGAAGTACAAACTTGCTATGCCTCGTTTTACCACCATAAATTTCACGGTAGAAAAACATCTAACGGAACCCGACTAAACAACGAGAGCTATACTTGTGCGCATCGTACTTTACCCTTTGGTACTAAGGTAGAAATTACCAACTTATCGAATGGAAAGTTTGTGGTGGCAACCGTTACCGACCGAGGTCCATTTGCCCGCAACCGTTGTGTAGATGTAACACTGCAAATTGCAAAAGACCTCGATTTTGTAAAAAACGGAGTTGTAAAAGTGCAAGTACGCGTAATACCCAACGAGCCGCTTTGGTATGTAATTAAAGCCAGCGACTCCACACTTTTTGCCAATCATTTTGGTGTAAAAATTGGCTCGTTTACCAACTATGCCGAAGCTGCATTGGCAGCCAAGCGCGTGAAGGAATGTTGTGGGGCTTTTGTGAATTTAGGGCGCATTTCTAATAGCGAAAAAAATTTTTTGCTCATTGCCGGAAATTTTATGTCGGCAGCCGA contains the following coding sequences:
- the cysN gene encoding sulfate adenylyltransferase subunit CysN, encoding MSTATNSKHESRNTDESPTTLLRFTTAGSVDDGKSTLIGRLLYDSKSIYEDQLENIEATSKRRGEAGINLSLLTDGLRAEREQGITIDVAYRYFSTPKRKFIIADTPGHIQYTRNMITGASTANLALILIDARQGVVEQTKRHSLIASLLGIPHVAVCINKMDLVDYSSEVFERIAKDYKDFATRLSIKDFHFIPISALNGDNVVTRSFNMPWYEGVTLMYLLENIHIDSDTNRIDARFPVQYIVRPYSDAFHDYRACAGRVNSGVFRPGDEVVVLPSGFTSHIKKIELGGKELKEASAGMSISMLLEDDIDVSRGDMIARSGNRPTQTQDIEAMICWLGDKPMQPNGRYALKHTTRDVRCVIKEIKYRLDINSLSRITENTTIGMNDVGKVLLRTTAPLLVDTYMQNRETGSFILIDEATNITVGAGMVINTQLK
- the cysD gene encoding sulfate adenylyltransferase subunit CysD, which gives rise to MSYALAYLDTLEAESIYVLREVAAQFQNPAILFSGGKDSILVTHLARKAFYPAPIPFPLVHIDTGHNFAETIAFRDELVKNLEVKLIVGSVQESIDTGRVAEETGYYASRIKLQTTTLLDTIEAHKFDACIGGARRDEEKARAKERFFSHRDEFGQWNPKHQRPELWNLFNGRKNIGEHFRVFPISNWTELDVWMYLAKENIALPSLYFSHKRKVFERDGMWLADAGIIPMKPTEVSEERTVRFRTIGDITSTGATFSAAQSVDEIVREIALARTTERGGRADDKRSETSMEDRKKEGYF
- the cysC gene encoding adenylyl-sulfate kinase, with the protein product MEKNIHPIFEKLHSRSDREQQLQQHATVVWLTGLSGAGKSTVARALEHELFLRGFKCFVLDGDNMRIGINKNLGFTDADRNENIRRVAEIAKLFIDAGIIVLCSFITPLESQRKMASQIIGEKDFFLTYLSTPINVCETRDVKGLYALARQHKIDYFTGVNAPFEAPLQAQATINTENKTVFEVTDILLQAILPIVTYKNAQPEQYNYYNI
- a CDS encoding septal ring lytic transglycosylase RlpA family protein produces the protein MAIGIFSFLGLKAQEVQTCYASFYHHKFHGRKTSNGTRLNNESYTCAHRTLPFGTKVEITNLSNGKFVVATVTDRGPFARNRCVDVTLQIAKDLDFVKNGVVKVQVRVIPNEPLWYVIKASDSTLFANHFGVKIGSFTNYAEAALAAKRVKECCGAFVNLGRISNSEKNFLLIAGNFMSAAEAQNLMKNFPLELAAPDVLNYNEVLNALK